A genomic window from Glycine max cultivar Williams 82 chromosome 17, Glycine_max_v4.0, whole genome shotgun sequence includes:
- the LOC100809084 gene encoding transcriptional corepressor LEUNIG isoform X2, which yields MSQTNWEADKMLDVYIHDYLVKRDLKASAQAFQAEGKVSSDPVAIDAPGGFLFEWWSVFWDIFIARTNEKHSEVAASYIETQLIKAREQQQQQQQQQQQQQQGQQQPQPQKLQHQQQQQQQQHMQMQQILLQRAQQQQQQQQQQQQQQQQPQQQQQQQQPQQQHQQQQQPQQQGRDRAHLLNGGTNGLVGNPSTANALATKMYEERLKLPLQRDSLEDAAMKQRFGDQILDPNHASILKSSAATGQPSGQVLHGAAGAMSPQVQARSQQLPGSTPDIKSEINPVLNPRAAGPEGSLIAMPGSNQGSNNLTLKGWPLTGLEQLRSGLLQQQKPPFIQSPQQFHQLPMLTPQHQQQLMLAQQNLASPSASDDSRRIRMLLNNRNMGVTKDGLSNPVGDIVSNVGSPLQAGGPAFPRSDTDMLMKLKLAQLQHQQQQNANPPQQQLQQHTLSNQQSQTSNHSMHQQDKMGGGGGSSVNVDGSMSNSFRGNDQTGRKRKQPASSGPANSSGTANTAGPSPSSAPSTPSTHTPGDVMSMPVLPHSGSSSKPLMMFSADGAGTLTSPSNQLWDDKDLELQADVDRFVEDGSLDDNVESFLSPDDTDLRDTVGRCMDVSKGFTFSEINSVRASTTKVGCCHFSSDGKLLASGGHDKKAVLWFTDSLKQKATLEEHASLITDVRFSPSMPRLATSSHDKTVRVWDVENPGYSLRTFTGHSSPVMSLDFHPNKDDLICSCDADGEIRYWSINNGNCARVSKGGAVQMRFQPRLGRYLAAAAENVVSILDVETQASRYSLKGHTKSIRSVCWDPSGEFLASVSEDSVRVWTLGSGSEGECVHELSCNGNKFHSCVFHPTYSSLLVVGCYQSLELWNMTENKTMTLSAHEGLIAALAVSTVNGLVASASHDKFVKLWK from the exons ATGTCTCAGACTAACTGGGAAGCTGATAAGAT GTTAGATGTTTACATCCACGATTACTTAGTGAAGAGGGATTTGAAGGCTTCAGCTCAGGCTTTTCAAGCTGAAGGCAAAGTGTCCTCGGACCCTGTTG CTATTGATGCACCTGGAGGATTTCTGTTCGAGTGGTGGTCGGTTTTCTGGGACATATTTATTGCTAGGACAAATGAGAAGCACTCAGAGGTTGCTGCATCTTATATCGAG ACCCAGTTAATTAAGGCGAGAGagcaacagcagcagcaacagcaaCAGCAACAGCAACAGCAACAAGGGCAGCAGCAGCCACAACCTCAGAAGTTGCAACAtcaacaacagcagcagcaacaacaacacatgCAGATGCAACAAATCCTATTACAAAGGgctcagcagcagcagcagcagcaacaacaacagcagcagcagcagcagcaaccacaacaacagcagcagcagcagcaaccaCAACAGCagcatcagcagcagcagcaaccaCAACAGCAGGGTAGGGATAGGGCTCATCTCTTAAATGGTGGTACGAATGGGTTAGTTGGAAACCCTAGCACAGCAAATGCACTAGCAACAAAGATGTATGAGGAAAGGTTAAAATTGCCCCTTCAAAGGGACTCTTTGGAAGATGCAGCAATGAAG CAAAGATTTGGAGACCAAATCTTAGACCCAAATCATGCCTCAATATTGAAGTCATCTGCAGCTACCGGCCAGCCTTCAGg gCAAGTTTTGCATGGTGCTGCTGGTGCAATGTCTCCACAAGTTCAAGCTCGTAGTCAGCAATTACCAGGATCTACTCCG GATATAAAGAGTGAGATCAATCCTGTTTTAAATCCCAGAGCTGCCGGCCCTGAAGGATCATTGATAGCAATGCCTG GTTCGAATCAAGGTAGCAACAATTTGACTCTGAAAGGATGGCCACTCACA GGCTTGGAGCAACTACGTTCTGGTCTACTCCAGCAACAGAAACCTCCTTTCATACAGTCTCCTCAGCAATTTCATCAACTTCCAATGTTGACACCACAACATCAGCAACAGTTAATGCTAGCACAACAAAATTTGGCATCTCCATCTGCCAGTGATGATAGTAGAAGAATCAGAATGCTGCTGAATAATAGGAATATGGGTGTAACTAAGGATGGTCTTTCAAACCCTGTTGGTGATATAGTATCAAATGTTGGATCACCTCTTCAAGCAGGTGGCCCCGCTTTTCCACGCAGTGATACAGATATGCTAATGAAG TTGAAACTGGCGCAATTACAACATCAGCAACAGCAGAATGCCAATCCACCACAGCAGCAACTGCAACAGCATACTCTTTCGAATCAGCAATCTCAGACATCAAATCATAGCATGCATCAGCAAGATAAAATGGGAGGAGGTGGTGGTAGTAGTGTCAATGTGGATGGTAGCATGTCAAATTCCTTTAGAGGAAATGATCAG ACtgggagaaagagaaagcaACCTGCATCTTCTGGTCCTGCCAATAGTTCTGGAACAGCTAATACAGCTGGCCCATCTCCAAGTTCAGCACCCTCAACTCCCTCAACACATACACCTGGTGATGTGATGTCAATGCCTGTTTTACCTCATAGTGGTAGCTCTTCAAAGCCATTAATGATGTTTAGTGCTGATGGCGCTGGAACTCTGACATCACCTTCAAACCAATTG TGGGATGATAAGGATCTTGAATTGCAGGCTGATGTGGACCGTTTTGTGGAGGATGGATCTCTTGATGATAATGTGGAGTCTTTTTTATCCCCTGATGATACAGACCTTAGAGATACTGTTGGTCGTTGTATGGATGTAAGCAAAG GTTTCACATTTTCTGAAATAAATTCTGTACGTGCAAGCACTACCAAAGTTGGCTGTTGCCATTTTTCATCTGATGGGAAATTGCTTGCTAGTGGTGGCCATGACAAAAAG GCTGTTTTGTGGTTCACAGATTCTCTAAAACAGAAAGCTACTCTTGAAGAGCATGCATCTTTAATCACTGATGTCCGTTTCAGTCCAAGCATGCCTCGTCTTGCAACATCTTCACATGACAAAACTGTCAgagtttgggatgttgaaaat CCTGGATATTCGCTTCGTACCTTTACGGGACATTCTTCACCTGTTATGTCACTAGATTTTCACCCTAATAAAGATGATCTTATCTGCTCTTGTGATGCTGATGGTGAGATACGATATTGGAGCATTAACAATGGCAATTGTGCTAGAGTCTCGAAG GGTGGCGCTGTTCAGATGAGATTTCAACCTCGCCTAGGGAGGTACCTAGCTGCAGCTGCAGAGAATGTTGTTTCTATACTTGATGTGGAAACACAAGCATCTCGATATTCACTAAAG GGACATACAAAATCAATACGTTCTGTGTGTTGGGATCCTTCTGGGGAGTTTCTGGCATCTGTCAGTGAGGACTCTGTCAGAGTTTGGACTCTTGGATCAGGGAGTGAAGGGGAGTGTGTTCACGAGCTTAGCTGTAATGGCAACAAGTTTCACTCATGTGTTTTCCATCCAACATATTCTTCGCTGTTGGTCGTTGGTTGTTACCAG TCATTGGAGCTCTGGAACATGACTGAGAACAAGACGATGACACTATCTGCTCATGAAGGTCTTATTGCGGCATTGGCGGTTTCTACTGTAAATGGTTTGGTTGCTTCAGCCAGTCATGACAAGTTTGTCAAGCTCTGGAAGTGA
- the LOC100809084 gene encoding transcriptional corepressor LEUNIG isoform X4 has translation MSQTNWEADKMLDVYIHDYLVKRDLKASAQAFQAEGKVSSDPVAIDAPGGFLFEWWSVFWDIFIARTNEKHSEVAASYIETQLIKAREQQQQQQQQQQQQQQGQQQPQPQKLQHQQQQQQQQHMQMQQILLQRAQQQQQQQQQQQQQQQQPQQQQQQQQPQQQHQQQQQPQQQGRDRAHLLNGGTNGLVGNPSTANALATKMYEERLKLPLQRDSLEDAAMKQRFGDQILDPNHASILKSSAATGQPSGQVLHGAAGAMSPQVQARSQQLPGSTPDIKSEINPVLNPRAAGPEGSLIAMPGSNQGSNNLTLKGWPLTGLEQLRSGLLQQQKPPFIQSPQQFHQLPMLTPQHQQQLMLAQQNLASPSASDDSRRIRMLLNNRNMGVTKDGLSNPVGDIVSNVGSPLQAGGPAFPRSDTDMLMKLKLAQLQHQQQQNANPPQQQLQQHTLSNQQSQTSNHSMHQQDKMGGGGGSSVNVDGSMSNSFRGNDQTGRKRKQPASSGPANSSGTANTAGPSPSSAPSTPSTHTPGDVMSMPVLPHSGSSSKPLMMFSADGAGTLTSPSNQLADVDRFVEDGSLDDNVESFLSPDDTDLRDTVGRCMDVSKGFTFSEINSVRASTTKVGCCHFSSDGKLLASGGHDKKAVLWFTDSLKQKATLEEHASLITDVRFSPSMPRLATSSHDKTVRVWDVENPGYSLRTFTGHSSPVMSLDFHPNKDDLICSCDADGEIRYWSINNGNCARVSKGGAVQMRFQPRLGRYLAAAAENVVSILDVETQASRYSLKGHTKSIRSVCWDPSGEFLASVSEDSVRVWTLGSGSEGECVHELSCNGNKFHSCVFHPTYSSLLVVGCYQSLELWNMTENKTMTLSAHEGLIAALAVSTVNGLVASASHDKFVKLWK, from the exons ATGTCTCAGACTAACTGGGAAGCTGATAAGAT GTTAGATGTTTACATCCACGATTACTTAGTGAAGAGGGATTTGAAGGCTTCAGCTCAGGCTTTTCAAGCTGAAGGCAAAGTGTCCTCGGACCCTGTTG CTATTGATGCACCTGGAGGATTTCTGTTCGAGTGGTGGTCGGTTTTCTGGGACATATTTATTGCTAGGACAAATGAGAAGCACTCAGAGGTTGCTGCATCTTATATCGAG ACCCAGTTAATTAAGGCGAGAGagcaacagcagcagcaacagcaaCAGCAACAGCAACAGCAACAAGGGCAGCAGCAGCCACAACCTCAGAAGTTGCAACAtcaacaacagcagcagcaacaacaacacatgCAGATGCAACAAATCCTATTACAAAGGgctcagcagcagcagcagcagcaacaacaacagcagcagcagcagcagcaaccacaacaacagcagcagcagcagcaaccaCAACAGCagcatcagcagcagcagcaaccaCAACAGCAGGGTAGGGATAGGGCTCATCTCTTAAATGGTGGTACGAATGGGTTAGTTGGAAACCCTAGCACAGCAAATGCACTAGCAACAAAGATGTATGAGGAAAGGTTAAAATTGCCCCTTCAAAGGGACTCTTTGGAAGATGCAGCAATGAAG CAAAGATTTGGAGACCAAATCTTAGACCCAAATCATGCCTCAATATTGAAGTCATCTGCAGCTACCGGCCAGCCTTCAGg gCAAGTTTTGCATGGTGCTGCTGGTGCAATGTCTCCACAAGTTCAAGCTCGTAGTCAGCAATTACCAGGATCTACTCCG GATATAAAGAGTGAGATCAATCCTGTTTTAAATCCCAGAGCTGCCGGCCCTGAAGGATCATTGATAGCAATGCCTG GTTCGAATCAAGGTAGCAACAATTTGACTCTGAAAGGATGGCCACTCACA GGCTTGGAGCAACTACGTTCTGGTCTACTCCAGCAACAGAAACCTCCTTTCATACAGTCTCCTCAGCAATTTCATCAACTTCCAATGTTGACACCACAACATCAGCAACAGTTAATGCTAGCACAACAAAATTTGGCATCTCCATCTGCCAGTGATGATAGTAGAAGAATCAGAATGCTGCTGAATAATAGGAATATGGGTGTAACTAAGGATGGTCTTTCAAACCCTGTTGGTGATATAGTATCAAATGTTGGATCACCTCTTCAAGCAGGTGGCCCCGCTTTTCCACGCAGTGATACAGATATGCTAATGAAG TTGAAACTGGCGCAATTACAACATCAGCAACAGCAGAATGCCAATCCACCACAGCAGCAACTGCAACAGCATACTCTTTCGAATCAGCAATCTCAGACATCAAATCATAGCATGCATCAGCAAGATAAAATGGGAGGAGGTGGTGGTAGTAGTGTCAATGTGGATGGTAGCATGTCAAATTCCTTTAGAGGAAATGATCAG ACtgggagaaagagaaagcaACCTGCATCTTCTGGTCCTGCCAATAGTTCTGGAACAGCTAATACAGCTGGCCCATCTCCAAGTTCAGCACCCTCAACTCCCTCAACACATACACCTGGTGATGTGATGTCAATGCCTGTTTTACCTCATAGTGGTAGCTCTTCAAAGCCATTAATGATGTTTAGTGCTGATGGCGCTGGAACTCTGACATCACCTTCAAACCAATTG GCTGATGTGGACCGTTTTGTGGAGGATGGATCTCTTGATGATAATGTGGAGTCTTTTTTATCCCCTGATGATACAGACCTTAGAGATACTGTTGGTCGTTGTATGGATGTAAGCAAAG GTTTCACATTTTCTGAAATAAATTCTGTACGTGCAAGCACTACCAAAGTTGGCTGTTGCCATTTTTCATCTGATGGGAAATTGCTTGCTAGTGGTGGCCATGACAAAAAG GCTGTTTTGTGGTTCACAGATTCTCTAAAACAGAAAGCTACTCTTGAAGAGCATGCATCTTTAATCACTGATGTCCGTTTCAGTCCAAGCATGCCTCGTCTTGCAACATCTTCACATGACAAAACTGTCAgagtttgggatgttgaaaat CCTGGATATTCGCTTCGTACCTTTACGGGACATTCTTCACCTGTTATGTCACTAGATTTTCACCCTAATAAAGATGATCTTATCTGCTCTTGTGATGCTGATGGTGAGATACGATATTGGAGCATTAACAATGGCAATTGTGCTAGAGTCTCGAAG GGTGGCGCTGTTCAGATGAGATTTCAACCTCGCCTAGGGAGGTACCTAGCTGCAGCTGCAGAGAATGTTGTTTCTATACTTGATGTGGAAACACAAGCATCTCGATATTCACTAAAG GGACATACAAAATCAATACGTTCTGTGTGTTGGGATCCTTCTGGGGAGTTTCTGGCATCTGTCAGTGAGGACTCTGTCAGAGTTTGGACTCTTGGATCAGGGAGTGAAGGGGAGTGTGTTCACGAGCTTAGCTGTAATGGCAACAAGTTTCACTCATGTGTTTTCCATCCAACATATTCTTCGCTGTTGGTCGTTGGTTGTTACCAG TCATTGGAGCTCTGGAACATGACTGAGAACAAGACGATGACACTATCTGCTCATGAAGGTCTTATTGCGGCATTGGCGGTTTCTACTGTAAATGGTTTGGTTGCTTCAGCCAGTCATGACAAGTTTGTCAAGCTCTGGAAGTGA
- the LOC100809084 gene encoding transcriptional corepressor LEUNIG isoform X1, whose protein sequence is MSQTNWEADKMLDVYIHDYLVKRDLKASAQAFQAEGKVSSDPVAIDAPGGFLFEWWSVFWDIFIARTNEKHSEVAASYIETQLIKAREQQQQQQQQQQQQQQGQQQPQPQKLQHQQQQQQQQHMQMQQILLQRAQQQQQQQQQQQQQQQQPQQQQQQQQPQQQHQQQQQPQQQGRDRAHLLNGGTNGLVGNPSTANALATKMYEERLKLPLQRDSLEDAAMKQRFGDQILDPNHASILKSSAATGQPSGQVLHGAAGAMSPQVQARSQQLPGSTPDIKSEINPVLNPRAAGPEGSLIAMPGSNQGSNNLTLKGWPLTGLEQLRSGLLQQQKPPFIQSPQQFHQLPMLTPQHQQQLMLAQQNLASPSASDDSRRIRMLLNNRNMGVTKDGLSNPVGDIVSNVGSPLQAGGPAFPRSDTDMLMKLKLAQLQHQQQQNANPPQQQLQQHTLSNQQSQTSNHSMHQQDKMGGGGGSSVNVDGSMSNSFRGNDQVSKNQTGRKRKQPASSGPANSSGTANTAGPSPSSAPSTPSTHTPGDVMSMPVLPHSGSSSKPLMMFSADGAGTLTSPSNQLWDDKDLELQADVDRFVEDGSLDDNVESFLSPDDTDLRDTVGRCMDVSKGFTFSEINSVRASTTKVGCCHFSSDGKLLASGGHDKKAVLWFTDSLKQKATLEEHASLITDVRFSPSMPRLATSSHDKTVRVWDVENPGYSLRTFTGHSSPVMSLDFHPNKDDLICSCDADGEIRYWSINNGNCARVSKGGAVQMRFQPRLGRYLAAAAENVVSILDVETQASRYSLKGHTKSIRSVCWDPSGEFLASVSEDSVRVWTLGSGSEGECVHELSCNGNKFHSCVFHPTYSSLLVVGCYQSLELWNMTENKTMTLSAHEGLIAALAVSTVNGLVASASHDKFVKLWK, encoded by the exons ATGTCTCAGACTAACTGGGAAGCTGATAAGAT GTTAGATGTTTACATCCACGATTACTTAGTGAAGAGGGATTTGAAGGCTTCAGCTCAGGCTTTTCAAGCTGAAGGCAAAGTGTCCTCGGACCCTGTTG CTATTGATGCACCTGGAGGATTTCTGTTCGAGTGGTGGTCGGTTTTCTGGGACATATTTATTGCTAGGACAAATGAGAAGCACTCAGAGGTTGCTGCATCTTATATCGAG ACCCAGTTAATTAAGGCGAGAGagcaacagcagcagcaacagcaaCAGCAACAGCAACAGCAACAAGGGCAGCAGCAGCCACAACCTCAGAAGTTGCAACAtcaacaacagcagcagcaacaacaacacatgCAGATGCAACAAATCCTATTACAAAGGgctcagcagcagcagcagcagcaacaacaacagcagcagcagcagcagcaaccacaacaacagcagcagcagcagcaaccaCAACAGCagcatcagcagcagcagcaaccaCAACAGCAGGGTAGGGATAGGGCTCATCTCTTAAATGGTGGTACGAATGGGTTAGTTGGAAACCCTAGCACAGCAAATGCACTAGCAACAAAGATGTATGAGGAAAGGTTAAAATTGCCCCTTCAAAGGGACTCTTTGGAAGATGCAGCAATGAAG CAAAGATTTGGAGACCAAATCTTAGACCCAAATCATGCCTCAATATTGAAGTCATCTGCAGCTACCGGCCAGCCTTCAGg gCAAGTTTTGCATGGTGCTGCTGGTGCAATGTCTCCACAAGTTCAAGCTCGTAGTCAGCAATTACCAGGATCTACTCCG GATATAAAGAGTGAGATCAATCCTGTTTTAAATCCCAGAGCTGCCGGCCCTGAAGGATCATTGATAGCAATGCCTG GTTCGAATCAAGGTAGCAACAATTTGACTCTGAAAGGATGGCCACTCACA GGCTTGGAGCAACTACGTTCTGGTCTACTCCAGCAACAGAAACCTCCTTTCATACAGTCTCCTCAGCAATTTCATCAACTTCCAATGTTGACACCACAACATCAGCAACAGTTAATGCTAGCACAACAAAATTTGGCATCTCCATCTGCCAGTGATGATAGTAGAAGAATCAGAATGCTGCTGAATAATAGGAATATGGGTGTAACTAAGGATGGTCTTTCAAACCCTGTTGGTGATATAGTATCAAATGTTGGATCACCTCTTCAAGCAGGTGGCCCCGCTTTTCCACGCAGTGATACAGATATGCTAATGAAG TTGAAACTGGCGCAATTACAACATCAGCAACAGCAGAATGCCAATCCACCACAGCAGCAACTGCAACAGCATACTCTTTCGAATCAGCAATCTCAGACATCAAATCATAGCATGCATCAGCAAGATAAAATGGGAGGAGGTGGTGGTAGTAGTGTCAATGTGGATGGTAGCATGTCAAATTCCTTTAGAGGAAATGATCAG GTTTCCAAAAATCAGACtgggagaaagagaaagcaACCTGCATCTTCTGGTCCTGCCAATAGTTCTGGAACAGCTAATACAGCTGGCCCATCTCCAAGTTCAGCACCCTCAACTCCCTCAACACATACACCTGGTGATGTGATGTCAATGCCTGTTTTACCTCATAGTGGTAGCTCTTCAAAGCCATTAATGATGTTTAGTGCTGATGGCGCTGGAACTCTGACATCACCTTCAAACCAATTG TGGGATGATAAGGATCTTGAATTGCAGGCTGATGTGGACCGTTTTGTGGAGGATGGATCTCTTGATGATAATGTGGAGTCTTTTTTATCCCCTGATGATACAGACCTTAGAGATACTGTTGGTCGTTGTATGGATGTAAGCAAAG GTTTCACATTTTCTGAAATAAATTCTGTACGTGCAAGCACTACCAAAGTTGGCTGTTGCCATTTTTCATCTGATGGGAAATTGCTTGCTAGTGGTGGCCATGACAAAAAG GCTGTTTTGTGGTTCACAGATTCTCTAAAACAGAAAGCTACTCTTGAAGAGCATGCATCTTTAATCACTGATGTCCGTTTCAGTCCAAGCATGCCTCGTCTTGCAACATCTTCACATGACAAAACTGTCAgagtttgggatgttgaaaat CCTGGATATTCGCTTCGTACCTTTACGGGACATTCTTCACCTGTTATGTCACTAGATTTTCACCCTAATAAAGATGATCTTATCTGCTCTTGTGATGCTGATGGTGAGATACGATATTGGAGCATTAACAATGGCAATTGTGCTAGAGTCTCGAAG GGTGGCGCTGTTCAGATGAGATTTCAACCTCGCCTAGGGAGGTACCTAGCTGCAGCTGCAGAGAATGTTGTTTCTATACTTGATGTGGAAACACAAGCATCTCGATATTCACTAAAG GGACATACAAAATCAATACGTTCTGTGTGTTGGGATCCTTCTGGGGAGTTTCTGGCATCTGTCAGTGAGGACTCTGTCAGAGTTTGGACTCTTGGATCAGGGAGTGAAGGGGAGTGTGTTCACGAGCTTAGCTGTAATGGCAACAAGTTTCACTCATGTGTTTTCCATCCAACATATTCTTCGCTGTTGGTCGTTGGTTGTTACCAG TCATTGGAGCTCTGGAACATGACTGAGAACAAGACGATGACACTATCTGCTCATGAAGGTCTTATTGCGGCATTGGCGGTTTCTACTGTAAATGGTTTGGTTGCTTCAGCCAGTCATGACAAGTTTGTCAAGCTCTGGAAGTGA
- the LOC100809084 gene encoding transcriptional corepressor LEUNIG isoform X3, producing MSQTNWEADKMLDVYIHDYLVKRDLKASAQAFQAEGKVSSDPVAIDAPGGFLFEWWSVFWDIFIARTNEKHSEVAASYIETQLIKAREQQQQQQQQQQQQQQGQQQPQPQKLQHQQQQQQQQHMQMQQILLQRAQQQQQQQQQQQQQQQQPQQQQQQQQPQQQHQQQQQPQQQGRDRAHLLNGGTNGLVGNPSTANALATKMYEERLKLPLQRDSLEDAAMKQRFGDQILDPNHASILKSSAATGQPSGQVLHGAAGAMSPQVQARSQQLPGSTPDIKSEINPVLNPRAAGPEGSLIAMPGSNQGSNNLTLKGWPLTGLEQLRSGLLQQQKPPFIQSPQQFHQLPMLTPQHQQQLMLAQQNLASPSASDDSRRIRMLLNNRNMGVTKDGLSNPVGDIVSNVGSPLQAGGPAFPRSDTDMLMKLKLAQLQHQQQQNANPPQQQLQQHTLSNQQSQTSNHSMHQQDKMGGGGGSSVNVDGSMSNSFRGNDQVSKNQTGRKRKQPASSGPANSSGTANTAGPSPSSAPSTPSTHTPGDVMSMPVLPHSGSSSKPLMMFSADGAGTLTSPSNQLADVDRFVEDGSLDDNVESFLSPDDTDLRDTVGRCMDVSKGFTFSEINSVRASTTKVGCCHFSSDGKLLASGGHDKKAVLWFTDSLKQKATLEEHASLITDVRFSPSMPRLATSSHDKTVRVWDVENPGYSLRTFTGHSSPVMSLDFHPNKDDLICSCDADGEIRYWSINNGNCARVSKGGAVQMRFQPRLGRYLAAAAENVVSILDVETQASRYSLKGHTKSIRSVCWDPSGEFLASVSEDSVRVWTLGSGSEGECVHELSCNGNKFHSCVFHPTYSSLLVVGCYQSLELWNMTENKTMTLSAHEGLIAALAVSTVNGLVASASHDKFVKLWK from the exons ATGTCTCAGACTAACTGGGAAGCTGATAAGAT GTTAGATGTTTACATCCACGATTACTTAGTGAAGAGGGATTTGAAGGCTTCAGCTCAGGCTTTTCAAGCTGAAGGCAAAGTGTCCTCGGACCCTGTTG CTATTGATGCACCTGGAGGATTTCTGTTCGAGTGGTGGTCGGTTTTCTGGGACATATTTATTGCTAGGACAAATGAGAAGCACTCAGAGGTTGCTGCATCTTATATCGAG ACCCAGTTAATTAAGGCGAGAGagcaacagcagcagcaacagcaaCAGCAACAGCAACAGCAACAAGGGCAGCAGCAGCCACAACCTCAGAAGTTGCAACAtcaacaacagcagcagcaacaacaacacatgCAGATGCAACAAATCCTATTACAAAGGgctcagcagcagcagcagcagcaacaacaacagcagcagcagcagcagcaaccacaacaacagcagcagcagcagcaaccaCAACAGCagcatcagcagcagcagcaaccaCAACAGCAGGGTAGGGATAGGGCTCATCTCTTAAATGGTGGTACGAATGGGTTAGTTGGAAACCCTAGCACAGCAAATGCACTAGCAACAAAGATGTATGAGGAAAGGTTAAAATTGCCCCTTCAAAGGGACTCTTTGGAAGATGCAGCAATGAAG CAAAGATTTGGAGACCAAATCTTAGACCCAAATCATGCCTCAATATTGAAGTCATCTGCAGCTACCGGCCAGCCTTCAGg gCAAGTTTTGCATGGTGCTGCTGGTGCAATGTCTCCACAAGTTCAAGCTCGTAGTCAGCAATTACCAGGATCTACTCCG GATATAAAGAGTGAGATCAATCCTGTTTTAAATCCCAGAGCTGCCGGCCCTGAAGGATCATTGATAGCAATGCCTG GTTCGAATCAAGGTAGCAACAATTTGACTCTGAAAGGATGGCCACTCACA GGCTTGGAGCAACTACGTTCTGGTCTACTCCAGCAACAGAAACCTCCTTTCATACAGTCTCCTCAGCAATTTCATCAACTTCCAATGTTGACACCACAACATCAGCAACAGTTAATGCTAGCACAACAAAATTTGGCATCTCCATCTGCCAGTGATGATAGTAGAAGAATCAGAATGCTGCTGAATAATAGGAATATGGGTGTAACTAAGGATGGTCTTTCAAACCCTGTTGGTGATATAGTATCAAATGTTGGATCACCTCTTCAAGCAGGTGGCCCCGCTTTTCCACGCAGTGATACAGATATGCTAATGAAG TTGAAACTGGCGCAATTACAACATCAGCAACAGCAGAATGCCAATCCACCACAGCAGCAACTGCAACAGCATACTCTTTCGAATCAGCAATCTCAGACATCAAATCATAGCATGCATCAGCAAGATAAAATGGGAGGAGGTGGTGGTAGTAGTGTCAATGTGGATGGTAGCATGTCAAATTCCTTTAGAGGAAATGATCAG GTTTCCAAAAATCAGACtgggagaaagagaaagcaACCTGCATCTTCTGGTCCTGCCAATAGTTCTGGAACAGCTAATACAGCTGGCCCATCTCCAAGTTCAGCACCCTCAACTCCCTCAACACATACACCTGGTGATGTGATGTCAATGCCTGTTTTACCTCATAGTGGTAGCTCTTCAAAGCCATTAATGATGTTTAGTGCTGATGGCGCTGGAACTCTGACATCACCTTCAAACCAATTG GCTGATGTGGACCGTTTTGTGGAGGATGGATCTCTTGATGATAATGTGGAGTCTTTTTTATCCCCTGATGATACAGACCTTAGAGATACTGTTGGTCGTTGTATGGATGTAAGCAAAG GTTTCACATTTTCTGAAATAAATTCTGTACGTGCAAGCACTACCAAAGTTGGCTGTTGCCATTTTTCATCTGATGGGAAATTGCTTGCTAGTGGTGGCCATGACAAAAAG GCTGTTTTGTGGTTCACAGATTCTCTAAAACAGAAAGCTACTCTTGAAGAGCATGCATCTTTAATCACTGATGTCCGTTTCAGTCCAAGCATGCCTCGTCTTGCAACATCTTCACATGACAAAACTGTCAgagtttgggatgttgaaaat CCTGGATATTCGCTTCGTACCTTTACGGGACATTCTTCACCTGTTATGTCACTAGATTTTCACCCTAATAAAGATGATCTTATCTGCTCTTGTGATGCTGATGGTGAGATACGATATTGGAGCATTAACAATGGCAATTGTGCTAGAGTCTCGAAG GGTGGCGCTGTTCAGATGAGATTTCAACCTCGCCTAGGGAGGTACCTAGCTGCAGCTGCAGAGAATGTTGTTTCTATACTTGATGTGGAAACACAAGCATCTCGATATTCACTAAAG GGACATACAAAATCAATACGTTCTGTGTGTTGGGATCCTTCTGGGGAGTTTCTGGCATCTGTCAGTGAGGACTCTGTCAGAGTTTGGACTCTTGGATCAGGGAGTGAAGGGGAGTGTGTTCACGAGCTTAGCTGTAATGGCAACAAGTTTCACTCATGTGTTTTCCATCCAACATATTCTTCGCTGTTGGTCGTTGGTTGTTACCAG TCATTGGAGCTCTGGAACATGACTGAGAACAAGACGATGACACTATCTGCTCATGAAGGTCTTATTGCGGCATTGGCGGTTTCTACTGTAAATGGTTTGGTTGCTTCAGCCAGTCATGACAAGTTTGTCAAGCTCTGGAAGTGA